Part of the Streptomyces europaeiscabiei genome is shown below.
GGCCACGCTCAACGGCGACGCGGGCGGCGACACTCTCCAGACGATCGACAGCACGCAACGCGCTGTCCTGGTCGGGGGCGACGGCAACGACATCCTGATCGGCGGTGCGGGCGACGACGAGATCGTCGGTGGGGCTGGCCGGGACATCATGGACGGCAACGCCGGAAACGACCGGCTGGGCGCCATCGACGGTGTGGGAGGCAACGACTCCTCCAACGGCGACACTGGCACGGACATCTGCCCGGGGGACGTGGGCGACCAGGAGTTCGACTGCGAGAGCTGAGCCGCTCATCCGCAGGGCCGGGACCTGGTATCGGGTGCCGGCCCTCTGCCGGTTCGGTTCTGCACCGAGCGCCGCCTCTTGCACCGGGTCGGCCACAGGATGGCCGCCGCGTCCGTAAACGCATTATCGGGAGTGCTGCCCACCCGCGTGATCACGCAGGCCGTCGCGGCCGTAGCCAGGTACGGCTCCTCCAGCAAGGCCTTCTGGGGCGCTGTCACGTTGGCTGAGCAGGTGGGATGATCTTCTGGTTGATCGTGCTGGAGGGGGCTGTCCGTGGGGGCCGTGTCGCCGTCGTACAAGGGGTACCGGTACCCGGTCGCGGTCATCTCCCACTGCGTGTGGCTGTATCACCGCTTCCCGCTGTCGTTCCGAGAGGTCGAGGAGCTGATGCTCGAGGGCGGGATCGTCCTCTCCTACGAAACGGTGCGCCGCTGGTGCGCCAAGTTCGGGCAGCGGTACGCCGATTCGCTGCGCCGCTGCCGGCCCCGGCCTGGTGACAAGTGGCACTTGGACGAGGTCTTCATCAAGATCAATGGGGAACAGAAGTATCTGTGTCGGGCGGTCGACCAGGACGGCAACGTCCTGGACATCGTGGTACAGAGCCGCCGGGACAAGGCTGCGGCCAGGCGCTTCTTGCGCAGGCTGATGAAGAAGACCCGCACGGTGCCGCGGGTGATCGTCACCGACAGGCTCCGCTCCTACGGCGCGGCCCACCGCGAGGTCATGCCCTCCGTCGAGCACCGCTCCCACAAGGGCCTGAACAACCGGGCGGAGAACAGCCACCAGCCAACACGGCAGCGCGAACGGGCGATGAAAGGCTTCCGCGGCACCGGCGCAGCCCAGCGGTTCTTGTCCGCGTTCAGCGGCATCTCACCCCACTTCCGACCCCGACGTCATCTGATCCCCGCATCCGACTACCGCACCGAGATGACCATCCGCTTCGCGATCTGGGAGCAGATCACCGGAGTTGCCGGCCTGCCCACCGCGCCGTAAGTACACAGCCGGAACCCGACTCCACCACCGCCCCGGCACACCGTCAGACAACCCCACACCCAACAACGTGACAACGGCACTGTCGGACTTCGCAGCCTGCTGCGGGGCAGGCGCGGCATTCTCCAGCGGCAAGGAACTCGGCACCGAGGATCACGCCCACCGCAGCCCAGCGGTTCCTGTCCGCCTTCTGTTCGCCGATGATCGTTGAAGGAGACGTCGTGGCGGGGCACCGCACCCGTCTTCTTGAGAAGGCGACGAAAGAAGCGCCTGGCCGCGGCAGCGCGTCCAGGCTCTCGGCCAACTCCCACAGCCGCCCGAACCGGCCCGTTCCCCGCGACTCCGGCAAGATCAGCGGCGACCTCCGCCGCCCACGACGCTACAACCGCCGACTCCAACGAGTCTTCTACATCACTGCGTTGTTCAGCATCCGACACTGCGAGGACTCCCGCCGGTTCTACGACCGCAAACGCTCCGAGGGCAAGCGCGAGCGTCACCCCCACAAGCCTCCAGCTGTGATGATCAGCCGTGTGCCCACCGGACGGCGGTGCGCTCAGCCGCCCTCACTCCATTCCTCCCTTTCCCGCGCCCACGCGATCGGTGACACCGGGTTCGCAGTCGAGGCGCCCCGTGGTGCGCCGGGCGGGATCGAGGCCGCGCGCGACGATCACGGTTTCCCGTGGCCGGCGCTGCAGCCGCATCGCCTCGCCGGCCCGCGTGCCGGCCACGCGAGTTCGGGCAAGTGCCGTGCGGCAAGCCCGAGATCGGCGAACAGAGGGTCCGCATGCTCGTCTCCCGTGACGGCGTACCACGGCGGCCGTGCGAGAAGGCTCCCCCGCGTCTGGACGCGTCCGCTTGCCTGACCTAGGGTACGCAGCAAGCGCTTTCTGGCCTGGTCATGCCAACCTGTGACCCGGGCCGTGCCCCACTCCCCGCGCCGACAGCACCGCTCCCCGCCTCCCGCCAGCGAGTCATGCGTCAGCCCTGCGCGACGGCCCGGACGTGGCGTCGGGCAGGGCTGAC
Proteins encoded:
- a CDS encoding IS6 family transposase, yielding MGAVSPSYKGYRYPVAVISHCVWLYHRFPLSFREVEELMLEGGIVLSYETVRRWCAKFGQRYADSLRRCRPRPGDKWHLDEVFIKINGEQKYLCRAVDQDGNVLDIVVQSRRDKAAARRFLRRLMKKTRTVPRVIVTDRLRSYGAAHREVMPSVEHRSHKGLNNRAENSHQPTRQRERAMKGFRGTGAAQRFLSAFSGISPHFRPRRHLIPASDYRTEMTIRFAIWEQITGVAGLPTAP